Proteins from one Cryptomeria japonica chromosome 4, Sugi_1.0, whole genome shotgun sequence genomic window:
- the LOC131060400 gene encoding uncharacterized protein LOC131060400, producing MGNRRQAHWIEALDRVSKTRNINARGVRSCIAESLSCGPPEWAREMLVSALGKDVSNAKEVISTLLARCSEAAEPCNKNAEIKERNKKNNGISESLLNRMDIDQTKICFPESVTDCCRNAFREITMKDKFGELFNLVQNKQKEMLDFNLIDIRLNMGTYGKAPELFASDMQKMWENVRAVGQKIILLANSLSEYSDAAYQKEVATLFGEKAGDKDLVDGSENMKVGSDTEEHLHEPLHNLNQHHLSEANNQLGCNTRAEEHNTASNLCNLNENGQNGRLNGGLEAENTSPNEDIASKDVDSKAQCVSNKQCDSSELSAQNRVCRSCGANERDNFIVLCDACKAAYHIYCISPALEHVPSEGWYCASCVVSGKGNGSVPKYNGIEGHHCIVCERLSKELEPENSGVAEFHTGGGHMGTYCDRNVACSHGNKGGVDINQGEGAGREDTEVHASTEEEKLHSNEPLPKVCKVCSSGERDSDNLIECANTNCLFKYFHLSCLKPPLKCNPPANWYCPSCICMICKIDENDDQIVLCDGCDDGYHIYCVKPRLSAIPKRNWYCSSCRKMKRRRRTNKERYPKGNASTEGLQGSNPSMIGNTPSGIGRGVHNSQERELHISIPQDQLQATQLGSTYSIAPEEPGVNSDENFGSKDDFRISFRTRNTPESEEGAESKESGKRKRKSSEPRKSEGQEEMGRG from the exons ATGGGAAATAGACGGCAAGCACATTGGATTGAAGCATTGGATCGGGTGTCAAAAACAAGAAACATAAATGCGAGGGGAGTAAGAAGTTGCATTGCGGAATCCCTTTCATGTGGACCTCCTGAATGGGCCAGGGAGATGCTTGTATCGGCACTTGGAAAAGATGTTTCTAACGCTAAG GAAGTCATCTCAACACTTTTGGCACGTTGTTCTGAGGCAGCAGAACCTTGTAATAAGAATGCAGAGATAAAAGAACGAAACAAGAAAAATAATGGTATATCTGAAAGTCTTCTCAACAGGATGGACATTGATCAAACAAAGATTTGTTTTCCAGAATCAGTTACTGATTGCTGCCGCAATGCATTCCGTGAGATCACTATGAAAGACAAATTTGGAGAACTTTTTAACCTGGTCCAGAACAAACAAAAAGAGATGTTAGACTTCAACCTTATTGATATAAGGTTGAATATGGGGACATATGGAAAAGCACCAGAGCTTTTTGCATCAGATATGCAAAAG ATGTGGGAGAATGTACGTGCAGTGGGTCAAAAGATCATTCTACTGGCAAACTCGCTTTCAGAATATTCAGATGCTGCCTACCAGAAAGAG GTAGCTACTTTGTTTGGGGAAAAAGCTGGAGACAaggatcttgttgatggctctgaaAACATGAAAGTGGGATCAGACACCGAAGAGCATCTACACGAACCTCTTCACAATTTGAACCAGCATCATCTGTCTGAGGCTAACAACCAGCTGGGGTGTAATACCAGGGCTGAAGAACATAATACTGCTAGCAATTTGTGTAATTTG AATGAAAATGGGCAGAATGGGAGGTTAAATGGAGGACTGGAGGCTGAAAATACATCTCCCAACGAAGATATTGCATCCAAGGATGTGGATAGTAAAGCTCAGTGTGTATCAAATAAACAGTGTGATAGTTCAGAATTATCAGCCCAAAACCGTGTTTGTAGATCTTGTGGTGCTAATGAGCGTGATAATTTTATTGTACTCTGTGATGCATGCAAAGCAGCTTATCATATATATTGCATTTCTCCTGCCCTTGAGCACGTTCCAAGTGAAGGTTGGTACTGTGCTTCTTGTGTTGTGTCAGGAAAAGGCAATGGGTCTGTACCAAAATATAATGGGATTGAGGGACACCATTGTATAGTTTGTGAACGACTCAGTAAGGAGTTGGAACCAGAGAATAGTGGAGTTGCTGAATTTCATACCGGTGGAGGGCATATGGGAACTTATTGTGATCGAAATGTGGCATGTTCGCATGGTAATAAAGGTGGTGTTGATATAAACCAAGGTGAAGGTGCAGGCAGAGAAGATACAGAAGTCCATGCCAGTACAGAAGAGGAGAAGCTACATAGTAATGAACCACTGCCTAAGGTTTGCAAAGTATGTTCTTCTGGAGAGAGAGACAGTGACAATCTTATAGAATGTGCCAATACTAATtgtcttttcaaatattttcatttaaGCTGCTTAAAACCTCCACTAAAATGTAATCCTCCTGCAAATTGGTATTGTCCATCGTGTATATGTATGATTtgcaaaattgatgaaaatgatgatcaaATTGTCCTCTGTGATGGATGTGATGATGGTTATCACATATATTGTGTAAAGCCACGACTTTCTGCAATTCCAAAGCGTAACTGGTACTGCTCATCTTGTCGTAAAATGAAAAGGCGGAGGAGAACAAACAAAGAGAGATATCCAAAAGGAAATGCTTCAACTGAAGGATTACAAGGGTCAAATCCATCTATGATTGGCAATACGCCATCGGGAATAGGCAGAGGAGTGCACAATTCTCAGGAACGAGAACTGCACATATCCATTCCGCAAGACCAATTACAGGCCACTCAGTTAGGGAGTACATattctattgctccagaggagcCTGGAGTTAATTCTGATGAAAATTTTGGTTCAAAAGATGATTTCCGCATATCTTTCAGGACAAGGAATACACCTGAATCTGAAGAAGGTGCAGAATCAAAAGAATctgggaagaggaagagaaaatctTCAGAACCTAGAAAATCTGAAGGACAAGAAGAGATGGGCAGGGGTTGA